The Zonotrichia albicollis isolate bZonAlb1 chromosome 9, bZonAlb1.hap1, whole genome shotgun sequence genome has a window encoding:
- the PXYLP1 gene encoding 2-phosphoxylose phosphatase 1 isoform X1 has protein sequence MKTSALLSQKIETNMATCAAASQAVWSYKGKQQWKLVLLPVFLILVHLIPVNPVREDGLNPKSRKRIMPDLLTEPPAIDPVYEAQVYCNIPSIAERSMEGHAPHYFKLVSVQVLIRHGDRYPLYAIPKTKRPDIDCMLVPSRKPSHPQLEAFIKHMSKGSAAQMDGSLSSLPHFPSHSLCEMGELTQTGVVQHLRNGQLLREIYINKHRLLPSDWTAKQLYLETTGKSRTLQSALALLYTFLPDFDWKKINMRHQWSTIFCSGSCDCPMRNHYLEEEQRRQYSLRVKNSNLEKIYVDMAKIVGIPTRQLRASNPIDSLLCYFCHNVSFPCTKAGCIGMEHFKVIKRHQLEDERERQEKKLYFLYALLATHPLLNQTVNRLQRIAEGKKEEVFVLYSAHDVTLSPVLSALGITEARFPRFAARLVFELWQDGKRPKEHFIRILYNGADVTFQTSFCRDHYKRSSKPMCPLEKLVNFVKRDMFLIFNSTSYYDACHRRAL, from the exons ATGAAAACTTCAGCTCTGTTAAGTCAGAAAATTGAGACTAACATGGCTacttgtgctgctgcttctcaggCTGTTTGGAGCTACAAGGGAAAACAGCAATGGAAACTGGTTTTATTGCCTGTCTTTCTGATTTTAG TGCATTTAATCCCAGTAAACCCTGTGAGGGAGGATGGGTTGAATCCCAAGAGCAGGAAGAGAATAATGCCTGATCTGCTGACGGAGCCCCCTGCCATAGACCCCGTGTATGAAGCTCAGGTGTACTGCAACATTCCCAGCATCGCCGAGCGCAGCATGGAag GTCATGCCCCTCATTATTTTAAGCTGGTGTCAGTTCAAGTGCTGATTCGACATGGTGATAGGTACCCTCTGTATGCCATTCCCAAGACAAAGAGACCTGACATCGACTGCATGTTGGTGCCCAGCAG GAAACCTTCTCATCCTCAGCTTGAAGCCTTCATTAAGCATATGTCCAAAGGGTCTGCAGCCCAAATGGATGGTTCTCTGAGCAGCCTGCCTCACTtccccagccattccctgtgtgaaATGGGAGAGCTTACACAGACAG GGGTTGTACAACACCTGCGAAATGGACAGCTGCTCAGAGAGATTTACATCAACAAACACAGACTGCTCCCCAGTGACTGGACAGCCAAGCAGCTCTACCTGGAGACCACGGGCAAGAGCCGGACCCTGCAGAGCGCGCTGGCCCTGCTCTACACCTTCCTGCCAGATTTTGActggaagaaaattaacatgAGGCACCAGTGGAGCACCATTTTCTGCTCAGGAAGCTGTGACTGTCCCATGAGAAACCACTacctggaggaggagcagcgcaGGCAGTACAGCTTACGGGTGAAAAACAGCAATTTGGAGAAGATCTACGTGGATATGGCAAAGATTGTGGGCATTCCCACCAGGCAGCTGAGAGCTTCTAACCCTATAGATTCTCTCTTGTGCTATTTCTGTCATAATGTCTCATTTCCATGTACCAAAGCTGGCTGCATTGGTATGGAACACTTCAAAGTAATCAAGAGACACCAGTTGGAGGACGAGAGAGAaagacaggaaaagaaactttACTTCTTGTATGCACTGTTGGCTACTCATCCTCTCCTCAACCAGACTGTCAATAGGCTGCAGCGTATTGCAGAGGGCAAGAAGGAGGAAGTGTTTGTCCTCTACTCTGCACATGATGTCACCTTGTCACCAGTTCTTAGTGCCTTGGGCATTACAGAGGCCAGATTTCCCAGATTTGCTGCCAGATTAGTTTTTGAGCTGTGGCAGGATGGGAAGAGGCCCAAAGAACACTTTATCCGCATCCTGTACAACGGTGCTGATGTCACATTCCAGACCTCCTTTTGCAGGGATCATTATAAACGTTCCAGCAAGCCAATGTGCCCACTAGAAAAACTTGTCAACTTTGTCAAGAGGGATATGTTCTTAATTTTTAACAGTACAAGCTACTATGATGCATGTCATAGGAGAGCACTGTAg
- the PXYLP1 gene encoding 2-phosphoxylose phosphatase 1 isoform X2 has product MLFRNRFLFLLALAALLAFLSLSLQFLHLIPVNPVREDGLNPKSRKRIMPDLLTEPPAIDPVYEAQVYCNIPSIAERSMEGHAPHYFKLVSVQVLIRHGDRYPLYAIPKTKRPDIDCMLVPSRKPSHPQLEAFIKHMSKGSAAQMDGSLSSLPHFPSHSLCEMGELTQTGVVQHLRNGQLLREIYINKHRLLPSDWTAKQLYLETTGKSRTLQSALALLYTFLPDFDWKKINMRHQWSTIFCSGSCDCPMRNHYLEEEQRRQYSLRVKNSNLEKIYVDMAKIVGIPTRQLRASNPIDSLLCYFCHNVSFPCTKAGCIGMEHFKVIKRHQLEDERERQEKKLYFLYALLATHPLLNQTVNRLQRIAEGKKEEVFVLYSAHDVTLSPVLSALGITEARFPRFAARLVFELWQDGKRPKEHFIRILYNGADVTFQTSFCRDHYKRSSKPMCPLEKLVNFVKRDMFLIFNSTSYYDACHRRAL; this is encoded by the exons TGCATTTAATCCCAGTAAACCCTGTGAGGGAGGATGGGTTGAATCCCAAGAGCAGGAAGAGAATAATGCCTGATCTGCTGACGGAGCCCCCTGCCATAGACCCCGTGTATGAAGCTCAGGTGTACTGCAACATTCCCAGCATCGCCGAGCGCAGCATGGAag GTCATGCCCCTCATTATTTTAAGCTGGTGTCAGTTCAAGTGCTGATTCGACATGGTGATAGGTACCCTCTGTATGCCATTCCCAAGACAAAGAGACCTGACATCGACTGCATGTTGGTGCCCAGCAG GAAACCTTCTCATCCTCAGCTTGAAGCCTTCATTAAGCATATGTCCAAAGGGTCTGCAGCCCAAATGGATGGTTCTCTGAGCAGCCTGCCTCACTtccccagccattccctgtgtgaaATGGGAGAGCTTACACAGACAG GGGTTGTACAACACCTGCGAAATGGACAGCTGCTCAGAGAGATTTACATCAACAAACACAGACTGCTCCCCAGTGACTGGACAGCCAAGCAGCTCTACCTGGAGACCACGGGCAAGAGCCGGACCCTGCAGAGCGCGCTGGCCCTGCTCTACACCTTCCTGCCAGATTTTGActggaagaaaattaacatgAGGCACCAGTGGAGCACCATTTTCTGCTCAGGAAGCTGTGACTGTCCCATGAGAAACCACTacctggaggaggagcagcgcaGGCAGTACAGCTTACGGGTGAAAAACAGCAATTTGGAGAAGATCTACGTGGATATGGCAAAGATTGTGGGCATTCCCACCAGGCAGCTGAGAGCTTCTAACCCTATAGATTCTCTCTTGTGCTATTTCTGTCATAATGTCTCATTTCCATGTACCAAAGCTGGCTGCATTGGTATGGAACACTTCAAAGTAATCAAGAGACACCAGTTGGAGGACGAGAGAGAaagacaggaaaagaaactttACTTCTTGTATGCACTGTTGGCTACTCATCCTCTCCTCAACCAGACTGTCAATAGGCTGCAGCGTATTGCAGAGGGCAAGAAGGAGGAAGTGTTTGTCCTCTACTCTGCACATGATGTCACCTTGTCACCAGTTCTTAGTGCCTTGGGCATTACAGAGGCCAGATTTCCCAGATTTGCTGCCAGATTAGTTTTTGAGCTGTGGCAGGATGGGAAGAGGCCCAAAGAACACTTTATCCGCATCCTGTACAACGGTGCTGATGTCACATTCCAGACCTCCTTTTGCAGGGATCATTATAAACGTTCCAGCAAGCCAATGTGCCCACTAGAAAAACTTGTCAACTTTGTCAAGAGGGATATGTTCTTAATTTTTAACAGTACAAGCTACTATGATGCATGTCATAGGAGAGCACTGTAg